The stretch of DNA CATGTAATTCCCGGGTTGCCTCATTCACCGAGACGTTTGCTGAAGCACCTGCCGTTACAAAATTCCAATAAGTCATTCGATCCATACTGCCTTGGTCAAACGTCCCATTATAGACATGATTTCCATCTGGAAGCGGCTGTTTCGCGGCATCATAATCTTCAGGTAATCCTGTAATATCTTCCACACGAACATTTCCGATCCATACAGGGCTTGTCCCATTTCCACCTAAGTTAAACTCAAGTCTAGATTCAAGATCTGTTTCATTTAACATATCAAACGTAAATCCATAGGTTTGAACTTGGTCACTAAGCATAAAGGTTTCTTCATTGGAATATTTGGCCCATCCTCTTGAAGCCCCAGCTCCAACCTTAACCATCATATTTCGGGCAGTTGCAGATTTCGCATCAAAACTTACTTTATACTTTCCACCCTTGCCAAGTGAAAGGTTTTGAATCTGCTGTAGGGAATACAACTGCGTCCCAGGATTATCAATCGTAATTTTTGAAAAATTAACCCCATTTATTGTGTCCTTACTAACTGAGCCTGAACCACCGAAATCCGGTAGATGGACAAAATTCCAATAAAGCGGATTCAAATCAATATCCGACTGCGCAATGTCTGTAACTGGTTGTTCGTATTGATTATCATAGATTAAATTGCCATCTGCTAAAGGTTGTTTTGCATTATCAGGTAAAACAACTGGCTCTAGAGCAGGTTCAACTGGTTCACGGTAATCTCTCTTCTTCAAATCATATACACGGACATAATCAATCTCCATTTGGCTTGGAAATTTGGTCGTGGCATCAGGATCGCCATCAAAATTACCACCCACTGCGAGGTTCATAATTAAGTAAAATTCCTGGTCAAATGGTGCTGGGAAGGAATATTTTGCTGCATTATCTTTTCCTTTGGAGTACCATTTATTTTGAGTTTCATATAGCTCTCCATCCACATACCATCGAATTTCTCCCGGCTCCCATTCCAGCGCATACGTATGCCACTTATCTACTCCTCTTTGTTTTGGCAATGTATATTCCTTACCGATAAATTTGTTATTTGGCCAACTCTCCCCGTAATGGATCGTTCCAGCCACCGTATTTGGTCTGCTTCCCCAGCCCTCGGCAATGTCAATCTCTCCTGAAGCAGCCCAAGACCCATATTTATCATCTTCTGGTAGCATCCAAATCGCTGGCCATAGACCTTTACCAGTTGGCAGCTTTGCTTTTATTTCATAGCGTCCATACTTTTTACTGTAAAGGTTTTTTGTTTTTAACTTCGCTGATGTATATTCGTATGTGCCTAATTCGTCCGATACCTGCTCTTTTTTTGCTTTAATCACGAGCTTGCCGTCTTTTACATAGGAGTTTTCTTTAGAATCCGTATAATATTCCTTTTCATTGTTACCCCAGCCAGGCGTAATTGCCTTTCCTTCGCTATCTTTCATCCAGTTCCCAATATCATAGCCCCATTTGGTGTGATCAATCTCTGTTCCATCAAATTCATCAGACCAAACAAGAGACCATTCAGATTTGTTCGAGTGGTTCAGCTCAACCTTCTCATTTTGTGATAGCTTACTGCTTGCTTCAGCTGCCAATAGGTTTCCCGGTATAAGCAGCATCGCACTCATAATAATCGCTAATTTTTTCTTCAACCCTTTCCCTCCTTTAATATTCTTATGGATTATAAAGTTTAGTTATTTACTCTATCACCTCCCTTGTGAACAATCTGTAATTTAATAAATTCTTATCTACCTTTCTATCACTAAGGTAGTGATGGAATGCTCTTGAAGCCTTACATCTGTAAACTCTCCTTCTAAATCTATGGTGATTGATTCTGACAGATCACTGGGATTCATAATGACAACAGCCAGTGACCCATTTACATTTCTAAAGGCTGTTGCCATTAATGTTTCCGACTCTAGTTCAAATCCAACTCTCACCGCATTTGGCTTAATATATTTACTAAAATGACCTATATAATAGTAGGAACTGTTATAATGGATTTCACCTGTTTTTGTATCGATAATGATAGGTGCATCGCAGTAATTACCCACATGATTAGGTCCTCCCTCTTCATTGAGAACCAGATTCCAATCAATCCATCCTTCTAACCAATTATTAAGATCTCCGATGATGTTACGAGCATAACGTTCACCGGTATGCCAAGCGCCTAGTTGAACACCGCCTTCAATACAGCCTTCTGTAAATATTAAATGTTTATCTGGAAACTCCTGATGAATTTTCGATAGGTTCTCAAACTCCTCTGAAACATACCAATGGATTCCTGTCCCCCAAATATATTTAGCGGCATCAGAATCTGACAATATAGTAGTTGCACGTTCGTAGGCGACGTCTCGATTATGATCCCATATAATAATTTTCTTCTCTTGCAGTCCCTCTTGCTCCAAGGTAGGTCCTAAGTAATTTTTTACAAAATCTCTTTCTTCCTCTGCAGTGTACCTGCATGAATCCCAGACTTGAGTTGCTTCAGGCTCATTTTGGACAGTAACACCCCATATAGGAATTCCTTCTGCTTCCATCGCCTTTATATATTTTGCGTAATACATCGCCCAAGCAGAAAAATACTCTGGCTTTAGCTTGCCGCCATGATTCATCTCATTATTTGTTTTCATCCATGCAGGCGGACTCCACGGGGAAGAAAGAAGGGTTAATTCTTGGTCTCCTTCTTTCATGGCATCTTTGATTAAAGGCAGGACATATTTTTGCTCCCGCTCAATAGAAAAGGTCTTTAGCTCAGCATCATTTTCCTCAACATACGTATAGTTCCCCAAAGCAAAATCACAGCTATGAATATGAGTTCTTCCCAATGTATATCCGAGGCCAGTATCTTTATTAAAATAGCTCTCTATCACTCGTTTTCTACCCTCATCTGGAATTTGTGCAAGTGTGTAGGCTGCTGCCTCTGTAAAAGCACCTCCAAAACCCATAAACGTTTGGTATCTTTCCCCTAAATTAATTCGTAGAATAGTAGTTCCATGTAAGGGGACACCAGTGGTAACCAATGGTGTTCCCTTTTCTATAAATCGTTCACCTGTGTTTTTAGCCGTTTGTATGACTTTTACTTTCACCAATACCATCCCAATCTATTTAGTCTAGGTAAACTTCGATTCTATTGATTTCTCCCGTTCTTACCATTTGAGCGTATGGAGCTTCAATACTTACATTATTGACTGTAACTGCACCGTCTTTACTATAAAGAATATACTTTTTGGTTGAAACACCATCGATTCCAAACGTATTTTTTCTTTTAGGATTATAATAGGTTACTAGAGTTCGTCCTAAGAAAGAAAATTCGACTCTTCCCCTCTCATCAAATAACCAATCCGGTAAAATCGGCTGCAGACATAATGTAAGATTCGCTTCTTTCTCAGAAAACACTTCTTTCCCCATCATCATCGTCTGCCACATAGTCAGAAATTCGGCTGTTGTTCCACTAAGTCTTGCCACGAATCCCTGTCCATGAACTTTCGGATCAGGATTTACACTGCTTGCAATAAAGGAAGAATTCTCTAATACACTTCTCCCATATACTTCAGGATTCATAAACGGTGGAAGAGCGTACTTTATGTCTTGAAAGAATTCCTCATAAAGCCCTGCTTTTAACACGCCAAGAAGATATTTAAATTCCATGTGCATAAAGATGGATTCACGTTCAAGCCACCCAGGTGTGAAAGCTCTTGAACGACCAATTTCATAGGTTTCCATTTCAAGTGATGCAGAGGTTTTATACATATGCAGTTTGGAATCAAAGATATCTGATTCTCTGACTGCCTGATACATCTTTCTAGCATTTTGAGATGAAGTTGTTTTGAACGCTCTTGCTGGTCCTTCAAGAAAATGAGGAAGAATGTTTACCTTAAAGCCATTTACCTTTACATAAGGAAGCCCTTGTTCATTGGTCATCTCCACCCCATTTTCCCCTAGGATTTTTTCAAAGCTTGTAGCTTCATAGTAAAGATAAGTTGGAATAAGGCCATTACCTAAATGGATAGCTCTCTCGATACCTTCATCTACTTTTAGAAGGAGTTCCTTCGTAAAAATTGCTAGTTCTTCTAATGAAAGTGAGACTTCCTCTCCATTAAAGCCATCTCTTACTTTTTCCCGGTATTGTTCACGGGCTGTTGATACATAATCCCAATACTGAAAATGATCAAACTCTTGCTTGTTGAATTTCCCCAATCCTTCCACAACAGTCAGAAGCAACTGATACACTTCAACTGGCAGAGAAATCCGCTGGCTTTCTGTTTTACAAGTAGTTAAATTAAACTCTAGAACCCGTCTTAATTCGAGAGTTTCACTTAATGCTGAACCCAATAATCCTGGCAAGCCGTTCATTGAATCATTCCAGCCTGGTTTATTCGCTTCCATTTCAATGCCCATTCCCAACGGGTCAAGGGTTGCAAACTTAACAAGTCCGAGCGTAAATAATTTGCTAAATAAATTTGTTGTATACTCTTCTCCCGTATGAGACTTTAACCAATTACCTGTTTGCTCATGATGCGCTTCAACAATCGCGTTATATTGTCGTACGGACTTGTCTTTTAGCACATACTTTTCTGAACGCGGCTTAACATAAACAGGACTTGAGAAGTACCTATAACTATCATCCTCAAATAATAGCTGACTTCTCTTTTCCGGATAGATTTTTAAAAAGTTTTCAATTAAATCAAGGTTGTAGGTCCAGTGATCCATCCAGTACCCTTCCCCAAATTCTGCCTCAACACTTTGCTTGCTCCTCGTAAGTATGGTTTTTAAAAACTCTGGCAAAGAAGTGGTCAGGGACATTTTTCGGTCGACTATGGTTTGCAATAGGTCCCCAGGTGTGAAGGCTCTTTGTAGCTTCTTTAAGATGGACTCATAATCGGAAGAATGTTCAAATAGACCCTGCAGCCAATCTAATTTCGTTTTTTCTTCAAGTTCAAAACTTGACCCTTTGACTACGAGTGGATTATACCCATCTGCTTGAATGAGACTCATGAATAATTTAATATTGTAATCTCCTATTTCAGGATGGAAAAACACATCATTTCTTCGGTTTTGGTTTACATCCCGGAAACTTCCATTCCCCTGGGAGAAAAACTCCGGAGCAAGGGAGAAAAAGTTGTAGTCTCTTTCTAAATCTCCGTGTTTACGTGAAAATACATAATAAACAAATGGAGCATGCTCTGTAGGAAGGAGGACTGGGTATCCGCCTCGTAAAATATTATCCAAATAACTTTGCTGACAATAAGCATCAAATAATGGATTGTTTGTCTTTGTATAGATGTCATTTGTCAAATCACTAACTAGTTTATTTGCCTCTAGATATTTTCGCTCCATATACTCCTTTGATGTTATTTCCTTTGCTTTCTCATTGATAATTTCAATGTCCATAACATGTCCGATAAGCGTGTAAAGGGTAGCATGCTCTCCTGGATTTAGTTCCTTAGAAAAGCCGGAAAAACCAGAAGGTACCTTATTAGCTGTAATAGGTTTACTAGAAATAATCGTATCAATCGACTGGGCAGCAAATTCCGTCGGATACGTCTTAGAAGTGTTAAATCCATAAATCAGGTCTGCATCTACAATAGGTTCCAATAGCTCGCCGTTATTTAAAAAACTCAAATAGAAATGCCCTTTCGTTACTTCTTCTACTTCTGCTGTATCATTTGTAGAAGACCTGACACGGTAATAAGGAATTTTCTTATCTAGATTAAAAACATCCATCCAGCTTTTTAGCGTATTTCCTACTGCTTTATAGGCGGCGTCTTCAACCCCAAACGGTATGATGGAAGCCAAACCATCCACTACCTCCAAATCTAAAGTACGGTCAGAAATATTAATCAGTTCAACTTTACGAACCAGTCCGGCGTAGTTTTCATTAGGCATTGTGAAATAGGTGACTAGAGTTTTTACGCCGTGTTCATTATTGATTTCTTCTAGTTTTAACTCGTTTTCCTTTATAAACATTCTTCGTGTTGGGTTTTCAGAGGGTTGATAGGTTGTAAATGGTTCAAAAATGATTTCTCCGCTTGAGTCCTTCACCTTTATAAAAGTACGAAACCCGTTCGTTGAAACTCGTTCATATGCCTGATTAGCTGGATAAAATTCTGTAATTGCATTATTTTTATCCTTTATTCCAAAGCTAACAATTCCCTGACCGCGGTTGACATAAAAAGACCACATGGGAATGCCGTATAACCCAGCTAGACCTGGAAGAAAACTAGAAAATGGTTTTGCCTTATCAAATTGTTCGATAACAAAATATTGTTCTTCATTAAATCGGTAGTTAACCATATTTCTGCACCTCGATGTAATTTTTAGTAGAATTAACAAACTGAAAGCGTAATCATTTATTTTTAAAAGGATTTTTCCTTCATTCTTATTGTATCGTTGAAAGAAACTCTTCTTTAGATAGTGAATTTTGTATCAGGTGTCAATATTTTAGAAACAGGACAAATGTGTTTGGAAAAGGTTTTGAAAACAAAAACAGATGAGCAAAATCGCTCACCTGTACATTTTTTGTTCTCTATATTCGGTTGGAGATACTCCTTCAATTTCTCGGAAGACTCTCGTAAACTGTTTTGGATTTTTATACCCCACCATTTCACTGATTTCAAACACTTTTGTACTCTGAATCTGCTAATAATTTTTTAGCATGATTAATCCGTATCATTTTCAGGTAATCGACAAAGTTTTGATTCGTATACTCTTTGAACATATGGCTGAAATAAGAGTAATTAAGAGAAATATAATTGGATACAACAGCAAGATTTAAATCCTTTGAAAAGTTTTCTTCTATATAGCGTAATGCCTTATCCATATATTTTTGTTCTGAATAAACTTGTCTTAGCTTTTTATGGTATTCATGTAAGCGAAGCAACAATTCTTCAACGTCACGATAATACTCATGAAAGTTTTCAAAGTTGTAAATATCCTGGATCTTCTCATAAAGATATGTAACATCACTAGACTCTTTTCCAAACTTAGTAATTGTATTTTCGAAAATAATGTGGTTGATTTCTTTACTGAGTGCTTCCATATACGTAATATTATTTTTTGCTATTTTATCATAGTCAAGGACCTTTAATAGGTGCAATTTTATTTCTTGCTCCCGTTCAGTTCCTATCATATTAACGACCTTTTTTAGTATATCTACAGGTATAGTTAAATTAGTAGGTTTTCCTTTTACATGTTCATAGAATACAAGCTGATTTGCCGGAAAAAGGAAGTGATATTTAAGAGAATAGATTGCCTCTATATAACCCTCCCTTAAAGCATTTAATTTCTGCTTCTTTTCACTTACTCCTATCGAATAGCTAAAGTATCTTTGTTTACCTAAGAACTCATTTAATTCAACGAACATATTATCCTTTGTTATAACCACAACATGCTCATCTTTATCTAGAAAACAAATGACATCACTTCTATGCTCTGTCTTGAAGAAATCTTTAATTCTTCCGAGCAGAACCTCGCCATCAATTTTTTTACAATTTTTCACAACACCAACATAGTACCCCTCCAGATAGGCTTCTATTTGCATATTGCTACATAGGTCTACAATTTTTCCTTCATCAAGGTTGGGGTTCAATAACATATAATTTAACTGATTTGCTCGAAATTCATCTAGGTGCTGGAATGCCATCTGATTATTGACTTTAAGTTCGTTTAGGATATCTTCCAAATCTTGATAAAGCTCATGGCGTTTCACTGGTTTTAAAAGGTAATCTTTCACCCGACATTTAATCGCTGCTTTGGCATATTCAAAGTCATCAAAGCCACTAAGAATAATAGTAGCTGGCATAGGAATCTCCATACACTGAATCTGTTTGATGAGTGCAATACCATCCATCCTCGGCATTTTTATATCTGTAATTAAGATGTCAATCTTATCATTTTGAATCTTTTCCAAGGCATCCATTCCGTCAAATGCCGTTTCAGTCGTAAAAACATCTAAAAATTCTCTATCAATCATTGCCTTAATTCCCAAACGAATCATCTTTTCATCGTCAACGATTAAAATCTTATACATTGCGTCCCGCCCCCTTGATGCTTCTATATGGCAGTTTAATTATGACAGTAGTTCCTTCGCCAAGAACACTGATGACTTCTATTCCATAATCATTTTCCATAGTATAAAGTAATTCTTTCGTTTAGATTTCTAAGTCCAATTCCATTTCCTTTTCCCTTATCCGTTTCGGTTATTGGATGGTCAGAGGTCATTCTATTGTGTAAGCTGGCTGTTTGTTCCATTGTCATTCCAACACCATTATCTTCCACTTCTATAAATACATGTTCCTCTTCTATTCTAGCTCTAACTTCAATGATCCCAGGCCCTTTTAATAAATTTGGTCTTATCCCGTGTTTCACTGAATTTTCTATAATAGGTTGAAGAGACATCTTTAAAACTTCTTGTTCTTTTAGATCAGGTGGAACCTCCACTTTAAGCGTTAAACCTCCATCCAACCGCAAATCCATTATATTAATGTAATTTCTTATGTGTTCAATTTCCTCTTTTAACATTACTACATCATTTTTCCATTTTAGGTTATACCTCATCATCTCACCTAAAGAGGTAACTGAATCTGAAATCTGATAATTACCCTCTATTTCAGCCATCATCTTTATGTTCTCTAATGTATTGTATAGAAAATGGGAATCAATTTGAGTTTTTAAGGCACTTAGCTCTGCTTCTTTTTTAGCAGCCTGTTTATTGACTGCTTCTGTTATTAATTCATTTATTTTATTTAACATATTACGAAAATGAGTAGCGAGCTGTCCTATTTCATTGTGATCACTTATATCCACATTTACGGAAAAATCTCCTTTTTCTACTCTCTTCATTGATTCAATCAATTCCATCATTCTTTTTAAAAGGAATCTAGTTAAAGCATTGGTAAGCAGGGATAAAATAATGATTAAAACAACAATCCCTACTAAAACCATATATCTTGTCTTAGTAATTTGTTTATAAATACCTTCTAAAGAAATCAAATTTAACATATAGGAGTCTATCCCATCAATGTAAACGGATACAACCATATATTCTGTGTTTTCATTTTTAAAAAGAAAACTATTGTTTGTCTTTTTCTTATTTGCTTCAAACGATTTCTTTAAATTTGTTAGATTGACTTGCTTTTCTTTCAAGAAGTTATTATAGGGATTTTGAATGATGTTTCCTTTGGCATCTATTACAATCATTTCAGAAGTAGGCTCCTTAACGGAGCTAAACATTTTCGGAAAGAAATTGTAAAGGAGCATGTCTACTTCAATAATGCCTAGATGCTCATCTTTAGGGTATTCTATTTCTCGTAATAAAGAGATTTTAGACTGATTTTTCGAGGTTTGCCTGCCAAGAATATCATGATCCTCTTCGAACCACCATAATTCAGTCCCATTAAGGGCATTCACCTCATTCAGCCAAGGCTTGTCTAAAATTCTTTTTTCCCGAAATAAAATGGGCCACATCTCGGTGATATAAGGATTGGAAGTATAGACATGAATATTTTCTATAGTAGGGTTGTTAAACTGCAATTTACTAACATTGGAGATAGATTTCGTATTAAAATCTATTAAATCACTAATATTTGTGTCATTGCGGTATTTCACATAATCTATAAATGAACGATCTGCAACGATCATTTGAGCTGTTCGTCTTATGGTTTCAATATTGTTCAAGATATGAATTTTTTCAATTTCTAACATGTGTTCATTTTTGTTTTCAACATCTTTTAATGCACTATCGAAAAGTTGATGGGTATACCTCAGGGTAAAGGTCATAATAGGAATCATAATGATAATAATATATAAACCGACTAATTTTTTTTGCAAAGACAATCGGTCTATTAACAACTTTAGCCTATGAATAATGGAAAATGCCATGATGATCCCCCTGAAGTTTACTATATTTCTAGTATAATTTTTTCACACCTGAAAACAAATGATTTTCTAAAATAAATAAAAAAATGCAAACAGAGACTCCCCCTTTTGGGGTCAGCCTCTGTCTGGATTATGATTACTTACTTCCAACTTCTAACTTCTTCTTGTTTGCTTCATACATTTCTTGCTGGTATTTTTCAACCTTATCTAAACCGTAAGAATCACGTTTCTTCAGGAAGTCTTTAAACATTGAATCGAACTCTTTATCTGACTTAGCTAGTAATAGTTTTGGTAAAGTTTTACCCCATAATTGGGCAATTTTGCTTGCTGCAATCCCTTCTGGTGATGTTCCAGTAGGGCTGATACCGTCGAATGCTGCAAAGCTAACTGTTTTTCCTTTTGTCCAGTCTTCCATTTGTTTAGCTGGCTCGGCAGTTGGTGGAGCCCAATCAAGGCTCAGGTTGGTATCCATTAACATCCAATATTTAAATGAAGCGCCGTACTTTTGGTCAAATGCCGCACGATCCTTGTTTAATAGATCTAGTACTTCTGGCTTAAACTCAGGTTTACCGTTCACCATATCATAGGTAAGACCTTCTTTACCCATGTATAAATCCTTTTGTCCTTCTTCACTAATTAAATAACTTAAGAATTTAATGGCTCTTTCCTTGTCCTTAACATTCTTAGAGATTAACGTAACCGTCCATCCTGAAATGCCGTCTCCTGCAAGGGTAGGCTCGTCACCTTTGGTATTCTTAGGACCATCTACTGCAATGTAAACAGAATTTGGATCTTTTGCATATAATGCCTGTTCTTGTGCTGCAAGGTCACTGCGCTGATATAACATAGCAAAA from Bacillus sp. SLBN-46 encodes:
- a CDS encoding AraC family transcriptional regulator; amino-acid sequence: MVGYKNPKQFTRVFREIEGVSPTEYREQKMYR
- a CDS encoding cellobiose phosphorylase, with amino-acid sequence MVNYRFNEEQYFVIEQFDKAKPFSSFLPGLAGLYGIPMWSFYVNRGQGIVSFGIKDKNNAITEFYPANQAYERVSTNGFRTFIKVKDSSGEIIFEPFTTYQPSENPTRRMFIKENELKLEEINNEHGVKTLVTYFTMPNENYAGLVRKVELINISDRTLDLEVVDGLASIIPFGVEDAAYKAVGNTLKSWMDVFNLDKKIPYYRVRSSTNDTAEVEEVTKGHFYLSFLNNGELLEPIVDADLIYGFNTSKTYPTEFAAQSIDTIISSKPITANKVPSGFSGFSKELNPGEHATLYTLIGHVMDIEIINEKAKEITSKEYMERKYLEANKLVSDLTNDIYTKTNNPLFDAYCQQSYLDNILRGGYPVLLPTEHAPFVYYVFSRKHGDLERDYNFFSLAPEFFSQGNGSFRDVNQNRRNDVFFHPEIGDYNIKLFMSLIQADGYNPLVVKGSSFELEEKTKLDWLQGLFEHSSDYESILKKLQRAFTPGDLLQTIVDRKMSLTTSLPEFLKTILTRSKQSVEAEFGEGYWMDHWTYNLDLIENFLKIYPEKRSQLLFEDDSYRYFSSPVYVKPRSEKYVLKDKSVRQYNAIVEAHHEQTGNWLKSHTGEEYTTNLFSKLFTLGLVKFATLDPLGMGIEMEANKPGWNDSMNGLPGLLGSALSETLELRRVLEFNLTTCKTESQRISLPVEVYQLLLTVVEGLGKFNKQEFDHFQYWDYVSTAREQYREKVRDGFNGEEVSLSLEELAIFTKELLLKVDEGIERAIHLGNGLIPTYLYYEATSFEKILGENGVEMTNEQGLPYVKVNGFKVNILPHFLEGPARAFKTTSSQNARKMYQAVRESDIFDSKLHMYKTSASLEMETYEIGRSRAFTPGWLERESIFMHMEFKYLLGVLKAGLYEEFFQDIKYALPPFMNPEVYGRSVLENSSFIASSVNPDPKVHGQGFVARLSGTTAEFLTMWQTMMMGKEVFSEKEANLTLCLQPILPDWLFDERGRVEFSFLGRTLVTYYNPKRKNTFGIDGVSTKKYILYSKDGAVTVNNVSIEAPYAQMVRTGEINRIEVYLD
- a CDS encoding glycoside hydrolase family 30 beta sandwich domain-containing protein, whose translation is MVKVKVIQTAKNTGERFIEKGTPLVTTGVPLHGTTILRINLGERYQTFMGFGGAFTEAAAYTLAQIPDEGRKRVIESYFNKDTGLGYTLGRTHIHSCDFALGNYTYVEENDAELKTFSIEREQKYVLPLIKDAMKEGDQELTLLSSPWSPPAWMKTNNEMNHGGKLKPEYFSAWAMYYAKYIKAMEAEGIPIWGVTVQNEPEATQVWDSCRYTAEEERDFVKNYLGPTLEQEGLQEKKIIIWDHNRDVAYERATTILSDSDAAKYIWGTGIHWYVSEEFENLSKIHQEFPDKHLIFTEGCIEGGVQLGAWHTGERYARNIIGDLNNWLEGWIDWNLVLNEEGGPNHVGNYCDAPIIIDTKTGEIHYNSSYYYIGHFSKYIKPNAVRVGFELESETLMATAFRNVNGSLAVVIMNPSDLSESITIDLEGEFTDVRLQEHSITTLVIER
- a CDS encoding carbohydrate binding domain-containing protein, whose translation is MKKKLAIIMSAMLLIPGNLLAAEASSKLSQNEKVELNHSNKSEWSLVWSDEFDGTEIDHTKWGYDIGNWMKDSEGKAITPGWGNNEKEYYTDSKENSYVKDGKLVIKAKKEQVSDELGTYEYTSAKLKTKNLYSKKYGRYEIKAKLPTGKGLWPAIWMLPEDDKYGSWAASGEIDIAEGWGSRPNTVAGTIHYGESWPNNKFIGKEYTLPKQRGVDKWHTYALEWEPGEIRWYVDGELYETQNKWYSKGKDNAAKYSFPAPFDQEFYLIMNLAVGGNFDGDPDATTKFPSQMEIDYVRVYDLKKRDYREPVEPALEPVVLPDNAKQPLADGNLIYDNQYEQPVTDIAQSDIDLNPLYWNFVHLPDFGGSGSVSKDTINGVNFSKITIDNPGTQLYSLQQIQNLSLGKGGKYKVSFDAKSATARNMMVKVGAGASRGWAKYSNEETFMLSDQVQTYGFTFDMLNETDLESRLEFNLGGNGTSPVWIGNVRVEDITGLPEDYDAAKQPLPDGNHVYNGTFDQGSMDRMTYWNFVTAGASANVSVNEATRELHVSTQDGGANPNAVQVNQKGMYFVKGNDYKATFKARADQPRTIQVDFRSQDGKTSFSGPQTIELTPIMEEKTVAFTMPDTVTDENGQFVFNFGGQTADVYLDDVRLIKTSDDVDYGNIDLFPLKNGSFNDGLNTWSNYIHYDASAQITADNGEAKVAIGNEGNETWSVLLQQENMSLAKGVTYEVSFDARSTKPRDIEVTVENAQYNRYFDQKAALTDQMQSYTFELKMPTDDLTAIKFQLGKSSSSPLGTHDVFIDNVVLKVKGMEPPVPETTKTAGIDNGTFDQGTDDWSAWWGDQWSGYAGGTMTSENGKLKVDITQVGGASYSPQVFQKDLLFEKGASYTVEFDASADIARKMNINIGKELTSDPWFISYAPTQTFDLTSEIKRYSFTFTMTEDTFSDGKIVFELGNITGGNAATTVYLDNINISKN
- a CDS encoding response regulator is translated as MYKILIVDDEKMIRLGIKAMIDREFLDVFTTETAFDGMDALEKIQNDKIDILITDIKMPRMDGIALIKQIQCMEIPMPATIILSGFDDFEYAKAAIKCRVKDYLLKPVKRHELYQDLEDILNELKVNNQMAFQHLDEFRANQLNYMLLNPNLDEGKIVDLCSNMQIEAYLEGYYVGVVKNCKKIDGEVLLGRIKDFFKTEHRSDVICFLDKDEHVVVITKDNMFVELNEFLGKQRYFSYSIGVSEKKQKLNALREGYIEAIYSLKYHFLFPANQLVFYEHVKGKPTNLTIPVDILKKVVNMIGTEREQEIKLHLLKVLDYDKIAKNNITYMEALSKEINHIIFENTITKFGKESSDVTYLYEKIQDIYNFENFHEYYRDVEELLLRLHEYHKKLRQVYSEQKYMDKALRYIEENFSKDLNLAVVSNYISLNYSYFSHMFKEYTNQNFVDYLKMIRINHAKKLLADSEYKSV
- a CDS encoding histidine kinase, with translation MQKKLVGLYIIIIMIPIMTFTLRYTHQLFDSALKDVENKNEHMLEIEKIHILNNIETIRRTAQMIVADRSFIDYVKYRNDTNISDLIDFNTKSISNVSKLQFNNPTIENIHVYTSNPYITEMWPILFREKRILDKPWLNEVNALNGTELWWFEEDHDILGRQTSKNQSKISLLREIEYPKDEHLGIIEVDMLLYNFFPKMFSSVKEPTSEMIVIDAKGNIIQNPYNNFLKEKQVNLTNLKKSFEANKKKTNNSFLFKNENTEYMVVSVYIDGIDSYMLNLISLEGIYKQITKTRYMVLVGIVVLIIILSLLTNALTRFLLKRMMELIESMKRVEKGDFSVNVDISDHNEIGQLATHFRNMLNKINELITEAVNKQAAKKEAELSALKTQIDSHFLYNTLENIKMMAEIEGNYQISDSVTSLGEMMRYNLKWKNDVVMLKEEIEHIRNYINIMDLRLDGGLTLKVEVPPDLKEQEVLKMSLQPIIENSVKHGIRPNLLKGPGIIEVRARIEEEHVFIEVEDNGVGMTMEQTASLHNRMTSDHPITETDKGKGNGIGLRNLNERITLYYGK